The Acinetobacter pittii genome contains a region encoding:
- the comF gene encoding ComF family protein: protein MFNFLNFQHLIQLFSPCSLCELGMREKYSLCKDCWEQLPWLKQTIQRNNLSVLVACNYAYPVNRIIQQFKYEQKLHYQILLGEILKQLKFPKVQAIVPMPISNQRLIERGFNQSLLLANILSKHLKIPVWQPIQRLNEHSQKGLSRLERFENIEQQFLPHHQEKRRYRRVLIIDDVITTGSSVHALSQALKPLGCTSIHTACLAATPKS, encoded by the coding sequence ATGTTTAATTTTTTAAACTTCCAGCATCTTATTCAGTTATTTTCACCTTGCTCATTGTGCGAGTTAGGCATGCGAGAAAAATACTCGCTCTGTAAAGACTGTTGGGAACAGCTACCTTGGCTTAAACAAACGATTCAACGTAATAATCTATCTGTTCTTGTGGCCTGTAATTATGCTTATCCAGTTAACCGGATCATTCAGCAGTTTAAATATGAACAAAAGTTACATTATCAGATCTTATTAGGTGAAATTTTAAAACAATTAAAATTTCCCAAGGTACAAGCGATCGTACCTATGCCCATTTCCAATCAACGTTTAATCGAGCGTGGTTTCAATCAGTCATTATTACTTGCCAATATCTTAAGTAAACACTTAAAAATACCTGTTTGGCAACCAATTCAACGTTTAAATGAGCACTCTCAAAAAGGACTTTCTCGACTGGAGCGCTTTGAAAATATAGAACAACAATTTTTACCTCATCATCAAGAGAAACGACGTTATCGCCGCGTTCTCATTATTGATGACGTGATAACTACAGGAAGCTCTGTTCATGCGCTCAGTCAAGCCCTTAAACCATTAGGCTGCACATCCATTCATACGGCGTGCCTAGCAGCGACGCCGAAGAGTTAA
- a CDS encoding magnesium and cobalt transport protein CorA, whose product MLEAFYATERGSLEDATINGGFDLHPELVWLDLIAPSQEEQQWVLDAYDQNLPTLKSLEDISSSARFYRDDDGILHISTYFLTKNKNYQVDGDAEDSSHILAMVQTVAFILHKDRLFTMRGEKLVAFRAFRARARRNDYDMDYKDPTWILLGLLEAKLDELADILEDIHKDLEKYSTEVLNNHQREKILDLDDMITRLAQQEDMLGKAQLCLIDLRRVLTFLSRPRALGSHIYDADIRELSEDVRSLVEHDAFLFQKVRFLLDTTSGFINTEQNDTIRRFSILPSMLAPPMLIASIYGMNTDVLPFAHGTTSFFVVLLIIMGFFIGPIIYFRWKKWI is encoded by the coding sequence ATGCTTGAAGCCTTTTATGCCACAGAACGCGGAAGTCTGGAAGATGCCACCATCAATGGTGGATTTGATCTACATCCCGAATTAGTCTGGCTTGATCTTATTGCACCCTCACAAGAAGAGCAACAATGGGTATTAGATGCCTACGACCAAAATCTACCAACACTAAAGTCGCTTGAAGATATTTCATCTTCTGCACGATTTTACCGTGATGATGACGGTATTTTGCATATCAGTACTTATTTTTTAACGAAAAATAAAAACTATCAGGTGGACGGCGACGCAGAAGATTCATCACACATTTTAGCAATGGTGCAAACGGTCGCTTTCATTTTACATAAAGACCGCCTGTTCACAATGCGCGGCGAAAAGTTAGTTGCTTTTCGCGCCTTTCGTGCACGTGCTCGTCGAAATGACTATGATATGGACTATAAAGACCCTACATGGATTTTATTGGGCCTTCTTGAAGCAAAACTCGATGAGCTTGCGGATATCTTAGAAGATATCCACAAAGATTTAGAAAAATACTCCACCGAGGTTCTTAATAACCATCAACGTGAAAAAATTCTAGATCTTGATGACATGATTACACGCCTTGCTCAGCAAGAAGACATGCTAGGAAAAGCGCAGCTCTGTCTGATTGATTTACGACGTGTACTTACTTTCTTATCGCGTCCACGTGCTTTAGGCAGTCATATTTATGATGCAGACATTCGAGAGCTCAGTGAAGATGTACGCTCACTGGTAGAACATGATGCGTTCTTATTCCAAAAAGTACGATTCTTACTTGATACGACGTCCGGATTTATTAACACCGAACAGAATGACACGATTCGTCGATTCTCGATCTTACCAAGTATGTTGGCGCCTCCGATGCTTATTGCCAGTATTTATGGCATGAACACAGATGTATTACCTTTCGCACATGGTACGACCAGTTTCTTCGTTGTATTACTGATTATTATGGGTTTCTTTATCGGTCCAATTATTTACTTCCGCTGGAAAAAATGGATCTAA
- the mutT gene encoding NUDIX hydrolase: MKTITVAAAVILNEQNQLLLVRKRNTHAFMQVGGKLEPNEAPEITMQREILEEVGSSCVIEQFIGHFETAAANEPDHILVSHLYLVQLDQAPKIAAEIAEMKWIDLNDSETQLAPLTREIVIPWCEEYLSTVQ, from the coding sequence GTGAAAACAATTACGGTCGCTGCCGCAGTGATCTTAAATGAGCAAAATCAGTTGTTGCTTGTAAGAAAGCGTAATACACACGCTTTTATGCAAGTAGGTGGCAAGCTGGAACCTAATGAGGCACCAGAGATCACCATGCAACGCGAAATTTTAGAAGAAGTCGGAAGCTCTTGTGTGATTGAGCAATTTATTGGTCATTTCGAAACAGCAGCTGCCAATGAGCCAGATCATATTCTGGTGAGTCATTTATATCTAGTTCAGCTTGATCAGGCCCCTAAAATTGCAGCCGAAATTGCAGAAATGAAGTGGATAGATTTAAATGATTCGGAAACTCAACTTGCACCATTGACCCGAGAAATTGTCATTCCTTGGTGTGAAGAGTATTTATCTACAGTGCAATAG
- a CDS encoding TIGR00730 family Rossman fold protein yields MKSICIFCGSSLGSNPIFQQIAQATGEAIAKQGKTLVYGGGRSGLMGVVADSALQAGGQVIGVIPRALVDRELAHPGLTRLYVVENMHERKTKMADLSDGFIALPGGAGTLEEIFEQWTWAQLGIHQKPCAFLNVAGFYEDLLKMIQGTVDNGFSQARFVDKLIASDEIEDILQQFEQYQAPAPKWTNADVQP; encoded by the coding sequence ATGAAATCAATTTGTATTTTCTGTGGTTCATCTCTTGGTTCAAACCCAATTTTCCAACAAATTGCCCAAGCTACAGGCGAGGCTATTGCAAAACAAGGTAAGACTTTGGTTTATGGTGGTGGTCGCTCAGGCCTAATGGGTGTGGTGGCCGATAGCGCCTTACAAGCAGGTGGACAAGTCATTGGCGTGATCCCTCGTGCTTTAGTTGATCGTGAGTTAGCTCATCCGGGCCTAACCAGATTATATGTGGTTGAAAATATGCATGAGCGTAAAACCAAGATGGCGGATCTTTCAGATGGCTTTATTGCTTTGCCGGGGGGCGCTGGTACATTGGAAGAAATCTTTGAACAATGGACGTGGGCGCAATTAGGGATTCATCAAAAGCCATGTGCTTTCTTAAATGTAGCGGGCTTTTATGAAGATTTACTTAAAATGATTCAAGGAACGGTGGATAATGGATTCAGCCAAGCACGGTTCGTTGATAAATTGATCGCATCAGACGAAATTGAAGATATCCTTCAGCAATTTGAGCAATATCAGGCTCCTGCTCCAAAATGGACAAACGCAGACGTCCAACCATAA
- the recG gene encoding ATP-dependent DNA helicase RecG, translating into MTSVHQLQGVGSASAALLEKLNIFTTDDLLFHLPRDYEDRSTIIPMNQLVVGRSYLLEGEVKSIDFPPGKRKSMAALVQDEFGKVTLRFYHIYKNLTDKIKPGHRLRIFGEVRVGARGLEMYHPEIQLIHEHTPLPKTQLTAIYPSTDGLTQPKLREYVKQALKHHSDVLPELLPKQYTNGYALKEALYYIHEPPVDANMLQLAQGSHPAQQRLIFEELVAHQISLLNRRAYIRQIASPAFSSSKVLAKKLLEALPFQMTNAQKRVSKEILNDLKQHQPMLRLVQGDVGAGKTLVAAVAACHALEADWQVALMAPTEILAEQHYLNFKRWFEPLGITVAWLSGKQKGKARAQAEQQIKEGHAELIVGTHALFQDNVGFAKLGLVIIDEQHRFGVDQRLALRNKGAEQFTPHQLVMTATPIPRTLAMSAYGDLDTSIIDELPPGRTPIQTVTIPLDRREEVLQRIASNCRDGKQAYWVCTLVEQSETLDAQAAEATYQEMKERFPELNIGLVHGKMKADEKQAVMQAFKNNELQLLIATTVIEVGVDVPNSSIMVIENAERLGLSQLHQLRGRVGRGAQASFCVLLYKTPLSQNGQERLSILRESNDGFVIAEKDLELRGPGELLGTKQTGDMGFRVARLERDDHLLSQAHYVAQQVLKDYPEQADALLKRWLPEAPRYAYV; encoded by the coding sequence ATGACTTCAGTCCATCAGTTACAAGGCGTTGGATCGGCTTCAGCAGCCCTGCTCGAAAAACTAAATATTTTTACCACAGATGATTTACTGTTTCATCTGCCACGTGATTATGAAGATCGAAGTACGATTATTCCAATGAATCAACTTGTGGTTGGACGGAGCTATTTACTCGAAGGAGAAGTCAAATCAATTGATTTCCCTCCGGGAAAACGAAAATCTATGGCAGCCTTGGTGCAAGATGAATTCGGTAAAGTCACCTTACGCTTTTATCATATTTATAAAAACCTGACTGATAAAATAAAACCCGGTCATCGCTTACGTATTTTTGGTGAAGTCCGTGTAGGTGCTCGCGGCCTTGAGATGTATCATCCTGAAATTCAGCTCATTCATGAACATACGCCCCTCCCAAAAACTCAGCTTACAGCAATTTATCCAAGTACGGATGGGTTAACTCAACCCAAATTACGCGAATATGTTAAACAAGCTTTAAAACATCATAGTGATGTCCTACCAGAGCTACTCCCAAAACAATATACCAATGGCTATGCGCTAAAAGAGGCTTTGTATTACATTCATGAGCCTCCAGTTGATGCCAACATGCTCCAATTGGCTCAAGGCTCACACCCTGCACAGCAACGGCTTATTTTTGAAGAGTTGGTTGCGCACCAAATTAGTTTACTTAATCGCCGTGCTTATATTCGTCAAATTGCGTCACCTGCTTTTTCAAGCAGTAAAGTATTAGCTAAAAAACTATTAGAAGCTTTACCATTTCAAATGACCAATGCACAAAAACGTGTATCTAAAGAAATTTTAAATGACTTAAAACAACATCAACCTATGCTACGTCTAGTACAAGGCGACGTAGGTGCTGGAAAGACCCTTGTTGCAGCTGTAGCCGCTTGTCATGCGTTAGAAGCAGATTGGCAGGTTGCATTAATGGCTCCGACTGAAATTCTTGCAGAACAGCATTATTTAAACTTTAAACGTTGGTTTGAACCATTAGGTATTACCGTTGCATGGTTATCTGGCAAACAGAAAGGTAAAGCCCGTGCCCAAGCAGAACAACAAATTAAAGAAGGCCATGCGGAACTTATTGTCGGTACACATGCCTTATTTCAAGACAATGTTGGCTTCGCTAAATTGGGGCTGGTAATTATTGATGAACAACATCGTTTTGGTGTAGATCAACGTTTAGCTTTACGTAATAAAGGTGCTGAGCAATTCACCCCACATCAACTCGTGATGACAGCTACTCCGATTCCGAGAACACTGGCAATGAGTGCGTATGGCGATTTAGATACGTCAATTATTGATGAGTTGCCACCGGGCCGTACACCAATTCAAACCGTTACGATTCCACTTGATCGTCGCGAAGAAGTACTTCAACGAATTGCTTCGAATTGTAGAGATGGGAAACAGGCCTATTGGGTATGTACACTGGTTGAACAATCTGAAACTTTAGATGCTCAAGCCGCCGAAGCAACTTACCAAGAGATGAAAGAACGTTTTCCTGAGCTCAACATTGGCTTGGTGCATGGCAAAATGAAAGCCGATGAAAAGCAAGCCGTAATGCAAGCATTTAAAAATAATGAATTACAACTTCTTATCGCAACAACAGTGATTGAAGTTGGAGTAGACGTTCCTAACTCTTCCATTATGGTGATTGAAAATGCCGAGCGTTTAGGGCTTTCTCAGCTACACCAATTACGAGGTCGCGTAGGTCGAGGTGCTCAAGCTAGTTTTTGCGTACTTTTATATAAAACGCCTCTCTCTCAAAATGGACAAGAGAGACTTTCTATTTTAAGAGAAAGTAATGATGGCTTTGTAATTGCGGAAAAAGATCTGGAATTACGTGGGCCGGGTGAATTACTAGGAACTAAACAAACTGGGGATATGGGATTTAGGGTGGCCCGATTAGAGCGAGATGATCATCTACTGAGTCAAGCCCACTATGTGGCACAGCAAGTTTTAAAAGATTATCCAGAACAGGCAGATGCTCTATTAAAACGTTGGCTTCCTGAGGCGCCTCGCTACGCCTATGTTTAA